The segment GCGGCAGGCGCGTGACAGGCGCGACCGGCGCCCGCCCGCACCCACCTCGGTAACCCCCCACACGCAATGCGACACCTCACCGCCCCTTCCGCTCGCCCTCACGGGCGCCTGGGACGTAACGGAGGCATTCCCCCATGCAGACCTTCATCGACCATGCCCGCAACTTCCGCGACCGGATCGCGGGCCACCACCAGGCACGCGAGGAGTTCGCGCGGCTCGCCACCGGCCAGTCCCCGTTGGCCCTGTTCATCACCTGCTCGGACTCCCGGGTGATCCCCGCTCTGTTCACGGGCGCCCGGCCCGGCGAGCTGTTCGAGCTGCGGACGGCGGGCAACGCCGTGCCGCCGTACCGGGACGGGCAGGGGCCCAGTTCCGAGGCCGCCACGATCGAGTACGCGGTGCGGGTGCTCGGCGTACGCGACATCGTCGTGTGCGGGCACTCGCACTGCGGCGCCGTCGGGGCCATGGCGCGCGGCGACGACCTCGCGGGCGTGCCGTCGGTGCGCGACTGGCTGACCGAGCAGGTCGAGGACGAACTGCCGGACGACGACGGCCCGGAGGTCACGGCCGCGGTGCAGCGGCATGTGCGGGCGCAGCTGGAGAGGCT is part of the Streptomyces sp. NBC_01262 genome and harbors:
- a CDS encoding carbonic anhydrase is translated as MQTFIDHARNFRDRIAGHHQAREEFARLATGQSPLALFITCSDSRVIPALFTGARPGELFELRTAGNAVPPYRDGQGPSSEAATIEYAVRVLGVRDIVVCGHSHCGAVGAMARGDDLAGVPSVRDWLTEQVEDELPDDDGPEVTAAVQRHVRAQLERLRGYPCVRERLAERRLRLHGWFYEIHTGLVLAHRPSADAFLPL